A genomic stretch from Macadamia integrifolia cultivar HAES 741 unplaced genomic scaffold, SCU_Mint_v3 scaffold1950, whole genome shotgun sequence includes:
- the LOC122065273 gene encoding ABC transporter C family member 3-like — protein MDAFEGSENHMSIWTLFSQPSATIFLYGFSASSHLIFLLVLLISWVCKRCTMPTLENSKPVSYFLYYWLAFISCMGLSFCDLLLFVLNYHSGYRHGWSSLKIFAQLDFAFRTLTWFVISSYLHFQFSHSSERRFPILVRIWWAFYFLMSCSNLVVHLSLCWSSLPSLLWVSDVVSIIAGLFFCYTGLFAKGLEDEELQLSEPLLETSSSQSNGDDGQGITGTECMTPYANANILSIFTFSWIGPLLALGGKKTLDLEDVPQLANCDSANVIFSRFINKLESDTNDSGNGGHISTLKLIKALIISIWKEILWTTLFSVICTLASYVGPYLIGAFVQYLNSPHQLKHKGYALVFIFFLSKLIRCLSERHLFFQLRMMAIKVRVALCSIIYKKGLMLSSQSKQGHTSGENINLMSIDVERIGTFSWYMHNIWKIPVQVILALLILYKNFGLTSLVSFVTTMIFFLANVPLGKLLEKFEGELMDSKDQRMKVTSEALRNMRILKLQGWEMKFLSKVIDLRNFEARWLKKLRYTSAMTSFVYLSAPMFVSIVTFGFCVLVRIPLQSENILSALATFDVLQGPIFILPGTISMVIQTKISLDRISSFLCLDDLHSNIVQKLPRDSVEVAIEIVNGNFSWNIHSPSFTLKDLNFRVYHAMKVAICGSIGSGKSSLLSCILGEVSYVSGTIKMNGTKAYVAQSPWIQSGKIVDNILFGKEMNKERYEMILEACSLKKDLELFAFGDQTIIGERGINLSGGQKQRIQIARALYYDADIYLLDDPFSAVDAHIGTQLFQECLLGILGSKTVIYVTHQVEFLPSADLILVMRDGRITQAGKYKEILSSGTDFIQLVGAHKKALADLIPIERGATTDNLVNNKEDGNILSKESIQDDDEREQKNHKIEKTVEPEGQLVEEEKREKGGVSFSIYWKYITTAYKGAFVPLILLAQILFQLLLIVSDYWMVLATPISGDVKPRIQEFTLIFFYVVLILGSCFCVLIRSMLIVIVGYKTSTMLFNKMHLCIFRAPMLFFDSTPSGRILNRASLDQSAVDTYIPQQIEELLMSIIGFLGIIAVMSQIAWKMLIVFIPMTVACIWYQKYYISAARELSRLAGICHAPIIQHFAESSLGSTTIRCFGQEERFIKTNLKLMDGYSRPKFHFSGAMEWLCFRMDMLASITYAISLIFLISNPKGLISPGVAGLAVTYGLRFSMHEVVWDLSNLESRIISVERILQYTCIPSEPLLLVEENNPDHGWPSQGKVDIVDLQVRYAPNLPLVLRGLTCIFPGGKKIGIVGRTGSGKSTLVQALFRMLDPAAGEIRIDGININKIVLHDLRSRLSIIPQDPTMFEGTLRNNIDPLEEYNDEQIWEALDKCQLGDEVRKKEGKLDSTVTENGENWSMGQRQLLCLGRVLLKRSKVLVLDEATASLDTTTDYLIQQTLSQHFSGSTVITIAHRITSVLDADMVLLLDNGLVVEYDSPTKLFEIKSSSFAKLVKEFTRRCSS, from the exons ATGGATGCTTTTGAAGGATCAGAGAATCATATGAGTATATGGACTCTTTTTTCGCAGCCTTCTGCAACCATTTTCCTGTATGGGTTTTCTGCTTCTTCAcacctaatttttttattagttttattAATATCCTGGGTTTGCAAGAGATGTACGATGCCTACCCTAGAAAACTCAAAACcagtttcctattttttgtacTATTGGTTAGCCTTTATATCTTGCATGGGTCTTTCTTTCTGTGATCTTCTGTTATTTGTATTAAACTACCACTCTGGGTATAGACATGGTTGGTCTAGCCTCAAGATTTTTGCCCAATTGGACTTTGCATTCAGAACACTCACATGGTTTGTGATCTCTTCTTACTTGCACTTCCAATTTTCTCATTCAAGTGAACGTAGGTTCCCAATTCTAGTCAGGATTTGGTGGGCCTTCTATTTTCTAATGTCTTGCTCCAATCTAGTTGTACATCTTTCTTTGTGTTGGTCGTCCTTACCATCCCTATTATGGGTCTCTGATGTTGTATCCATTATCGCCGGTTTGTTCTTTTGTTATACTGGTTTGTTTGCCAAAGGgctagaagatgaagaactccAACTTTCGGAGCCTCTTTTGGAAACTAGTTCAAGTCAAAGTAATGGTGATGATGGACAAGGAATAACTGGTACAGAATGTATGACTCCTTATGCAAATGCCAATATTCTTAGTATATTTACTTTCTCTTGGATAGGGCCTTTGCTTGCCCTTGGGGGTAAAAAAACATTGGACcttgaagatgttcctcaacTTGCCAACTGTGATAGTGCCAATGTGATCTTTTCTCGTTTTATAAATAAACTTGAATCTGACACTAATGATAGTGGGAATGGTGGTCACATAAGCACACTCAAATTGATCAAGGCATTGATTATCTCAATATGGAAAGAAATTCTATGGACGACACTATTCTCCGTTATATGTACATTGGCTTCTTATGTTGGACCATATCTTATTGGTGCCTTTGTTCAATATCTCAATAGCCCTCACCAACTGAAACATAAAGGCTATGCATTAGtgtttatcttctttctttcaaagCTCATAAGGTGCCTCTCGGAGAGGcatcttttctttcaattaCGAATGATGGCAATTAAGGTTCGTGTTGCCTTATGCTCAATAATCTATAAGAAGGGTCTTATGCTTTCAAGCCAATCAAAGCAaggtcacactagtggggaGAACATTAATTTGATGAGTATTGATGTTGAGAGGATTGGCACTTTTAGTTGGTACATGCACAATATATGGAAGATTCCTGTTCAGGTCATTCTAGCATTGTTGATTTTGTACAAGAACTTTGGTCTCACATCACTTGTTTCTTTTGTTAccacaatgatttttttcttagcaAATGTTCCACTAGGAAAACTACTAGAGAAATTTGAGGGGGAATTGATGGATTCTAAGGATCAACGGATGAAGGTGACATCTGAGGCTCTAAGGAATATGAGAATTCTCAAACTCCAGGGTTGGGAAATGAAGTTCTTGTCTAAGGTAATTGATCTCAGAAACTTTGAAGCaagatggttaaaaaaattacgTTATACATCAGCTATGACTTCCTTTGTCTACTTGTCTGCTCCCATGTTTGTTTCCAtagttacttttgggttttgtgtacTAGTGAGAATTCCTCTACAGTCGGAAAATATTTTATCTGCACTTGCAACATTTGATGTATTGCAAGGGCCCATTTTCATTCTCCCAGGGACAATATCCATGGTAATTCAAACTAAAATTTCTCTTGATAGGATATCGTCATTCCTCTGTCTTGATGATCTTCATTCGAATATAGTACAGAAGCTTCCAAGAGATAGTGTCGAGGTTGCAATTGAGATAGTTAATGGGAATTTCTCTTGGAACATCCATTCTCCTAGTTTTACATTAAAAGATCTTAATTTTCGAGTGTATCATGCAATGAAAGTGGCTATTTGTGGTTCTATTGGTTCAGGAAAGTCAAGCCTACTTTCATGCATACTGGGGGAAGTATCGTACGTATCTGGAACTATTAAAATGAATGGGACAAAGGCCTATGTTGCACAATCACCTTGGATACAAAGTGGCAAGATAGTAGATAATATATTATTTGGAAAGGAGATGAACAAGGAACGATATGAGATGATCCTTGAAGCATGTTCATTGAAGAAGGACCTAGAATTGTTTGCCTTTGGTGACCAAACTATCATTGGAGAGAGGGGGATAAATTTAAGTGGTGGGCAGAAGCAAAGAATCCAAATTGCACGCGCTTTGTACTATGATGCTGATATTTATCTACTAGATGATCCTTTTAGTGCTGTGGATGCTCATATTGGAACTCAACTATTTCAG GAGTGTTTGCTGGGAATTTTGGGTTCAAAAACAGTAATTTATGTTACCCACCAAGTAGAGTTTTTACCTTCTGCTGATCTTATACTG gtCATGAGAGATGGAAGGATTACTCAAGCaggaaaatacaaagaaattCTTAGTTCAGGAACTGACTTTATTCAATTAGTGGGTGCACATAAAAAAGCTTTAGCGGACCTTATTCCTATTGAGCGTGGGGCTACTACGGATAACTTAGTGAATAATAAGGAAGATGGTAATATTCTATCTAAGGAATCTAttcaagatgatgatgaaagggaacaaaaaaaccataaaatagaaaaaacggTTGAGCCAGAAGGACAgcttgttgaagaagaaaagagagaaaagggtggAGTTAGTTTTTCAATCTACTGGAAATATATTACCACTGCATATAAAGGGGCTTTTGTACCATTAATATTGCTAGCACAAATTCTATTTCAACTTCTCCTAATAGTTAGTGATTACTGGATGGTGTTGGCTACTCCCATTTCAGGGGATGTGAAACCTCGTATTCAAGAATTCACTCTCAtctttttttatgttgttttgatTCTTGGAAGTTGTTTTTGTGTACTTATAAGGTCCATGCTCATTGTAATCGTTGGATACAAAACTTCCACTATGCTCTTTAACAAAATGCATTTATGCATTTTTCGTGCTCCTATGCTATTTTTCGACTCTACTCCAAGTGGAAGGATTCTAAATCGG GCATCTCTAGATCAGAGTGCAGTTGATACCTATATCCCGCAACAAATTGAAGAACTTCTTATGTCAATCATAGGATTCCTTGGAATAATTGCAGTAATGTCACAGATTGCATGGAAAATGTTAATTGTTTTTATTCCAATGACTGTGGCATGCATCTGGTATCAG AAATACTACATTTCTGCAGCACGAGAACTATCACGGTTAGCTGGAATATGCCATGCTCCAATTATACAACATTTTGCAGAATCTAGTTTAGGTTCAACCACAATCAGGTGCTTCGGTCAAGAAGAGAGATTTATTAAGACTAACCTCAAGCTCATGGATGGGTATTCGCGGcccaaatttcatttttctggtGCGATGGAATGGTTATGCTTCCGCATGGATATGTTGGCatccatcacatatgccatctctttgatttttttgatctCAAATCCTAAGGGATTAATCAGCCCTG GTGTTGCGGGTTTAGCAGTCACATATGGGCTTCGTTTCAGTATGCATGAGGTTGTATGGGATCTTAGTAATCTAGAAAGTAGAATCATATCTGTTGAAAGAATACTGCAGTACACTTGTATCCCTAGTGAACCCCTTCTATTGGTAGAAGAAAATAATCCGGATCATGGATGGCCATCACAAGGGAAAGTTGATATTGTTGATCTACAA GTTAGGTATGCCCCAAACCTTCCTCTTGTCTTGCGAGGTTTAACATGCATTTTTCCTGGAGGCAAGAAGATTGGTATTGTTGGGCGTACAGGAAGTGGTAAATCAACTCTTGTACAGGCTCTCTTCCGTATGCTTGATCCTGCAGCTGGTGAGATACGGATAGATGGTATTAACATCAATAAGATTGTCCTTCATGACTTGCGGTCAAGATTGAGCATCATCCCTCAAGACCCTACAATGTTTGAGGGGACTCTAAGAAATAATATTGACCCACTTGAAGAGTATAATGATGAACAGATCTGGGAG GCTTTAGATAAATGTCAGCTTGGTGATGAAGttagaaagaaggaagggaagcTTGATTCTACAG TGACTGAGAATGGAGAGAACTGGAGCATGGGTCAAAGGCAACTACTTTGTTTAGGGCGGGTATTACTCAAAAGGAGCAAAGTGTTAGTACTTGATGAAGCTACTGCATCACTGGATACTACAACTGACTATCTAATTCAACAAACGCTTAGTCAACATTTCTCGGGATCTACTGTAATCACAATTGCGCATAGGATAACATCAGTTCTTGATGCCGATATGgtccttcttcttgataatG GCCTTGTAGTGGAATATGATTCCCCAACCAAATTGTTTGAGATCAAGTCCTCATCCTTTGCAAAACTTGTTAAGGAGTTTACTCGAAGATGTAGTTCCTAG